From Deltaproteobacteria bacterium, one genomic window encodes:
- a CDS encoding LLM class flavin-dependent oxidoreductase, translating to MLFSIHAPARNAEEITRRAVAAEALGFHALFFADGHLNNLDGFQAMTVCALRTERLRFGIAATTMAYRDPTTLALSAATCNEISDGRAILGLGTGDGSTYRLGRKATPLKEFAAGLATIRELIQGRRIEVPRGKEGAGTTALTVGKLPVPLYVAAEGPRSLRVAGRYSDGIMLGTGFDLDVLEWAQAHIAAGAKEDGRELSDIDVAMAGMISVDEDGDRARDIVRYRLANRAHHNFRFTYETVPPEELDGVKRFMAGFDISKPLEERADPALITDYLLHRFAIAGTPAECIARVRELGEAGVTHLLLTPPNRVFDHTMELWGREVIPACADVG from the coding sequence GTGCTCTTCTCGATCCACGCCCCGGCCCGGAACGCGGAAGAGATCACCCGCCGCGCCGTGGCCGCGGAAGCCCTGGGCTTCCACGCCCTCTTCTTCGCCGACGGCCACCTGAACAACCTGGACGGGTTCCAGGCCATGACCGTGTGCGCGCTGCGGACGGAAAGGCTCCGTTTCGGCATCGCTGCCACCACCATGGCCTACCGCGACCCCACGACCCTGGCCCTGTCCGCTGCCACGTGCAACGAGATCTCGGACGGCCGGGCGATCCTGGGGCTGGGGACAGGGGACGGCTCCACCTACAGGCTGGGGCGCAAGGCCACCCCGCTCAAGGAGTTCGCGGCCGGGCTCGCCACCATCCGCGAGCTGATCCAGGGGCGCCGCATCGAGGTGCCCCGGGGCAAGGAAGGCGCCGGCACGACCGCGCTCACCGTCGGCAAGCTCCCGGTGCCGCTCTACGTGGCCGCGGAGGGCCCCCGGAGCCTGCGGGTGGCGGGACGCTACAGCGACGGCATCATGCTCGGCACCGGGTTCGACCTCGACGTGCTGGAGTGGGCCCAGGCCCACATCGCCGCCGGCGCCAAGGAGGACGGCCGCGAGCTGTCGGACATCGACGTCGCCATGGCCGGCATGATCAGTGTCGACGAGGACGGCGACCGGGCGCGCGACATCGTGCGCTACCGCCTGGCCAACCGCGCGCACCACAACTTCCGGTTCACCTACGAAACCGTGCCGCCGGAAGAGCTGGACGGCGTCAAGCGGTTCATGGCCGGCTTTGACATCAGCAAGCCGCTGGAGGAACGCGCCGACCCGGCGCTCATCACCGACTACCTGCTACACCGTTTCGCCATTGCAGGGACGCCCGCAGAGTGCATCGCCCGCGTCCGCGAGCTAGGGGAAGCCGGCGTCACCCATTTGCTGCTGACGCCCCCCAACCGCGTGTTCGACCACACCATGGAGCTCTGGGGACGCGAGGTCATCCCGGCTTGCGCCGACGTCGGCTGA
- a CDS encoding amidohydrolase family protein has translation MYIDCDTHYFPVKFLEGISDQYPESPRVVRNGDEVKSVLPDGTLIKDQSPKGRWHLDTRVAQADFEGFDKHVLIPENRELLYTWDRDLGCELARRYNDAVARDLAECAHPERYIGVGWVFLPDVEESCRELDRMVNQLGLKAVKFMGGFEDANLGAERLWPFYDKVCQLDVPILVHDTASDRQGHPNPALVGIEQLFLEADNNALPFLLAFPFRYIVDMGSLILRGALKEFPDLRICFVEGSAAFVPWLMNRLDMDPDARKKLGKAPSEFFSQIWVSAFAAETSVRYACDFWKDHNLTVGSDYPHNDPSGTWKEGTVRMVQELEGISDEDKEKILGGNAMRLFGMA, from the coding sequence ATGTACATCGACTGCGACACCCATTACTTCCCGGTGAAGTTCCTGGAAGGCATCAGCGACCAGTATCCGGAATCGCCCCGCGTAGTGCGGAACGGCGACGAGGTGAAGTCCGTGCTGCCGGACGGCACCCTCATCAAGGACCAGTCACCCAAGGGGCGCTGGCACCTTGACACCCGCGTGGCGCAGGCCGACTTCGAGGGCTTCGACAAGCACGTGCTCATCCCGGAGAACCGCGAGCTGCTGTACACCTGGGACCGGGACCTGGGGTGCGAGCTGGCCCGGCGCTACAACGACGCGGTGGCCCGGGACCTCGCGGAATGCGCCCACCCCGAGCGCTACATCGGCGTCGGATGGGTGTTCCTGCCGGACGTGGAGGAGTCCTGCAGGGAGCTGGACCGGATGGTGAACCAGCTCGGCCTCAAGGCGGTGAAGTTCATGGGCGGCTTCGAGGACGCCAACCTGGGCGCCGAGCGGCTGTGGCCGTTCTACGACAAGGTGTGCCAGCTCGACGTGCCGATCCTGGTGCACGACACGGCGTCGGACCGCCAGGGCCATCCCAACCCGGCGTTGGTGGGCATCGAGCAGCTCTTTCTGGAGGCCGACAACAACGCCCTGCCCTTCCTGCTGGCGTTTCCCTTCCGCTACATCGTCGACATGGGCAGCCTGATCCTGCGCGGCGCCCTGAAGGAGTTCCCCGACCTGCGCATCTGCTTCGTGGAGGGCTCGGCCGCCTTCGTGCCGTGGCTCATGAACCGCCTGGACATGGACCCCGACGCCCGCAAGAAGCTCGGCAAGGCCCCGAGCGAGTTCTTCAGCCAGATCTGGGTTTCGGCCTTCGCCGCCGAGACCTCCGTCCGCTACGCCTGCGACTTCTGGAAGGACCACAACCTGACGGTGGGCAGCGACTACCCGCACAACGATCCGTCGGGCACCTGGAAGGAAGGCACGGTGCGGATGGTGCAGGAGCTGGAAGGCATCTCCGACGAGGACAAGGAAAAGATCCTGGGCGGCAACGCCATGCGGCTGTTCGGGATGGCGTAA
- a CDS encoding zinc-binding dehydrogenase — protein MPTKSRAAILVESRKPLVVDEVTFPDPAPDQVLVKLYASGICHSQLHQIQRSPEEQRSKLPALLGHESTGVVVAKGRDVTHVKEGDRVFTTWVDRNAPESPLPPVSHALNMRPPIPAVWREQSIWASASTWAEHLVASERVVLPMDDDVDTEVTSVIGCAVTTGSGAIINTLRVGPGQSVAVYGVGGIGMCAISAAAVVDAYPLIAVDLDDEKLEFAKGFGATHCINAGKVDPVEAITDLTGGGADYALDAVGHPTTQDQILRSVRTGAPGLERGGTALLIGLPPPGATPLINTNLFAGGRYFTRTHAGDCLPDRDFPTFVRWYREGKLKLDDLVTRRYSLDQVNEAVADLEEGKILGRAIFTYA, from the coding sequence ATGCCAACGAAGTCCCGTGCCGCGATCCTGGTGGAATCGCGCAAACCCCTGGTGGTGGACGAGGTCACGTTTCCGGACCCGGCTCCCGACCAGGTGCTGGTGAAGCTCTACGCCAGCGGCATCTGCCACTCGCAGCTCCACCAGATCCAACGCTCCCCGGAGGAACAGCGTTCCAAGCTGCCGGCGCTCCTGGGGCACGAGTCCACCGGCGTGGTGGTGGCCAAAGGCCGCGACGTGACCCACGTGAAGGAGGGCGACCGGGTCTTCACCACCTGGGTCGACCGCAACGCCCCCGAGTCGCCGCTGCCGCCCGTCTCCCACGCCCTCAACATGCGGCCGCCCATCCCGGCGGTCTGGCGCGAACAGTCCATCTGGGCGTCGGCGTCCACCTGGGCGGAGCACCTGGTGGCGTCCGAGCGGGTGGTGCTACCCATGGACGACGACGTGGACACGGAGGTGACATCCGTCATCGGATGCGCCGTCACCACCGGCTCCGGCGCCATCATCAACACGCTGCGGGTGGGCCCGGGGCAGTCGGTGGCGGTCTACGGGGTAGGCGGCATCGGCATGTGCGCCATCTCGGCCGCCGCGGTGGTGGACGCCTACCCGCTCATCGCCGTGGACCTGGACGACGAGAAGCTCGAATTCGCCAAGGGCTTCGGCGCCACCCACTGCATCAACGCCGGCAAGGTGGACCCAGTGGAGGCCATCACCGACTTGACCGGTGGCGGCGCGGACTACGCGCTAGACGCGGTGGGGCATCCCACCACCCAGGACCAGATCCTGCGCTCGGTGCGCACCGGGGCTCCGGGGCTCGAGCGCGGCGGCACCGCCCTTTTGATCGGCCTGCCGCCCCCCGGCGCGACGCCGCTCATCAACACCAATCTCTTCGCCGGAGGGCGCTACTTCACCCGCACCCACGCCGGCGACTGCCTCCCGGACCGCGACTTCCCCACGTTCGTCCGCTGGTACCGGGAAGGCAAGCTCAAGCTCGACGACCTGGTGACGCGCCGCTACAGCCTGGATCAGGTCAACGAGGCGGTAGCGGACCTGGAGGAAGGCAAGATCCTGGGGCGGGCGATCTTTACGTATGCGTAA
- a CDS encoding amidohydrolase family protein, with translation MSIIDADAHVVESEHTWDYMEPADQKYRPLVVKPTGEGGGEYWFIDGKIRGLVRIVMTAQELGEVAERTGRVMFTPQETREMENVEARLKHMDELGIDVQVLYPTIFIEQVTDKASVEIPLCKSYNRWLTDLHNRGKGRLRWICVLPLLDMSAALEELEYCKQNGACGVFMRPIEGHRLLTDPYFYPLYEKVSELDMAVGVHVGNGNPQELDLVSQYNGGGSFWKFRIPVIGMFHSVIMGEIPKMFPKLRFHWAEAAALWVPYVVKDLQRRWGAQNKDLPDNILKEYRQYVSCQTDDDVDYVLRYSGEDNIVIGTDYGHNDQSTEIEALRNLKELGSITEPQYDKIVTDNPRTLFALN, from the coding sequence ATGTCCATTATCGATGCCGACGCCCACGTCGTCGAGTCCGAGCATACTTGGGACTACATGGAACCGGCCGACCAAAAGTATCGTCCGCTCGTCGTCAAGCCGACCGGCGAGGGGGGCGGCGAGTACTGGTTCATCGACGGCAAGATCCGGGGACTGGTGCGTATCGTCATGACCGCCCAGGAACTGGGCGAGGTGGCCGAACGCACCGGCCGGGTGATGTTCACGCCTCAGGAAACGCGCGAGATGGAGAACGTCGAGGCTCGCCTCAAGCACATGGACGAGCTGGGCATCGACGTGCAGGTACTCTATCCCACCATCTTCATCGAGCAGGTCACCGACAAGGCCTCGGTGGAGATCCCGCTCTGCAAGAGCTACAATCGCTGGCTGACCGACCTTCACAACCGAGGGAAAGGACGCCTGCGCTGGATCTGCGTGCTGCCGTTGCTGGATATGAGCGCGGCCCTTGAGGAGTTGGAGTACTGCAAGCAGAACGGCGCCTGCGGGGTCTTCATGCGCCCCATCGAGGGCCATCGCCTGCTCACCGATCCCTACTTCTACCCCCTCTACGAGAAGGTGAGCGAGCTCGACATGGCCGTGGGCGTGCACGTCGGCAACGGCAACCCCCAGGAGCTGGACCTCGTGTCCCAGTACAACGGCGGCGGCAGCTTCTGGAAGTTCCGCATCCCGGTCATCGGCATGTTCCACTCGGTGATCATGGGCGAGATCCCGAAGATGTTCCCCAAGCTCCGCTTCCACTGGGCCGAGGCCGCGGCGCTCTGGGTCCCGTACGTGGTCAAGGACCTGCAGCGCCGCTGGGGCGCGCAGAACAAGGACCTGCCGGACAACATCCTGAAGGAGTACCGGCAGTACGTGTCGTGCCAGACCGACGACGACGTGGACTACGTCCTGCGGTACTCGGGAGAAGACAACATCGTCATCGGCACCGACTACGGCCACAACGACCAGTCCACCGAGATCGAGGCGCTGCGGAACCTGAAGGAGCTGGGCAGCATTACGGAGCCGCAGTACGACAAGATTGTTACGGACAACCCGAGGACGCTGTTTGCGTTGAATTAG
- a CDS encoding ricin-type beta-trefoil lectin domain protein — protein MKYLGLMILAVLIGAPLAFPAQAGETVEVLLVDRLDEPRGFCLDIRGHKQRARVDRGLQAHSCYSYQGQIGVDQGFDSDAIKAGRFHMPGFDVCMTAGGSRAGARLGLAKCDGSAPQGFSLAATGEIVAKSAPEFCVTVAGGDSREGGGGRPVHLIRGLTLETCDEARGKYQRWRVRTKAD, from the coding sequence ATGAAATACCTTGGTCTCATGATTCTAGCCGTGCTCATCGGCGCCCCGCTTGCCTTCCCCGCTCAAGCGGGCGAAACGGTGGAGGTCCTGCTTGTCGACCGCCTCGACGAACCGCGCGGCTTTTGCCTCGACATCCGCGGCCACAAGCAGCGCGCCAGGGTCGACAGGGGCCTCCAGGCGCACAGTTGCTACAGCTATCAGGGACAGATCGGCGTCGACCAGGGGTTCGACAGCGACGCCATCAAGGCGGGGCGGTTCCACATGCCGGGCTTCGACGTGTGCATGACCGCGGGCGGGTCCCGGGCGGGCGCCCGGCTCGGCTTGGCGAAGTGCGACGGGTCGGCGCCGCAGGGCTTCTCGCTCGCGGCCACCGGCGAGATCGTCGCCAAGAGCGCACCGGAGTTCTGCGTGACGGTGGCGGGTGGTGACTCTCGGGAGGGAGGCGGCGGCCGGCCGGTGCACCTCATCCGCGGGTTGACCCTGGAGACCTGCGACGAGGCCCGGGGCAAGTATCAGCGCTGGCGCGTGCGCACCAAGGCGGACTAG
- a CDS encoding amidohydrolase family protein translates to MVVDFQHHYVPAELARQKGLYSDTVTVATDGGVPRMTLHSKLYDAEAQLRDMDEAGVDVSVVSCHLGWDGSLEDCRVINDCYAELEREHKGRFVGLAHAPVLEGDKALDELDRAVLERGLHGVTVTSQVGGLSLDAPELDRFYERVARLGVPIFVHPALVPKGYDSIQGYDLPRIIGREIDLTIATIRLIAGGVLDRHPQLDFVIGHFGGGISALKDRLVAMAHRFGTLKHSFDEYFDRLYFDLSGFEGGITAFRCGLLGIRPERLVFATDYPQNFTGVSTQGGKGNQAIREYIEAVRNLELPEQVKEDILGGTAARLLKLDR, encoded by the coding sequence GTGGTCGTAGACTTCCAACATCACTACGTGCCCGCGGAACTGGCGCGCCAGAAGGGCCTCTACTCGGACACGGTAACCGTGGCCACCGACGGTGGCGTCCCGCGGATGACGCTGCATTCGAAGCTGTACGACGCCGAGGCGCAGCTTCGGGACATGGACGAGGCGGGGGTGGACGTGTCGGTGGTGTCCTGCCACCTGGGGTGGGACGGGAGTCTCGAGGATTGCAGGGTCATCAATGATTGCTACGCGGAGCTGGAGCGGGAGCACAAGGGGCGGTTCGTCGGGCTCGCGCATGCGCCTGTCCTTGAAGGGGACAAGGCGCTGGACGAGTTGGACCGGGCGGTCCTGGAGCGGGGGCTCCACGGGGTGACGGTCACCTCGCAGGTGGGCGGCCTCTCGCTTGACGCGCCGGAGCTGGACCGGTTCTACGAGCGAGTGGCGCGGCTCGGCGTTCCGATCTTCGTGCATCCGGCGCTCGTGCCCAAGGGGTACGATTCCATTCAGGGCTACGATCTGCCGCGTATCATCGGCCGGGAGATCGACCTCACCATCGCCACCATTCGCCTGATCGCCGGAGGGGTGCTGGACCGGCACCCGCAACTCGACTTCGTCATCGGGCACTTCGGCGGCGGCATTTCGGCGCTCAAGGACCGGCTGGTGGCCATGGCGCACCGGTTCGGCACCCTGAAGCACTCGTTCGACGAGTATTTCGACCGGCTCTACTTCGACCTCTCGGGTTTCGAGGGTGGAATCACGGCCTTTCGTTGCGGGCTGCTGGGCATCCGGCCGGAACGGCTCGTGTTCGCCACGGACTATCCGCAGAACTTCACCGGCGTGAGCACGCAAGGCGGCAAGGGCAACCAGGCCATCCGCGAATACATCGAGGCCGTCCGGAACCTGGAACTGCCAGAGCAGGTCAAGGAGGATATCCTGGGCGGTACCGCCGCCCGCCTGTTGAAACTGGATCGTTGA
- a CDS encoding type II toxin-antitoxin system PemK/MazF family toxin: MNRGEIWWADLPVPGRSEPGYRRPVLIVQSDGFNRSRIRTVVALAITSNLRLAEAPGNVSLARRGTGLPRTSVINVSQIMTLDKEYLIERAGRASDAIMGQVEESLRMLLGLHPMS, translated from the coding sequence GTGAATCGTGGTGAGATCTGGTGGGCGGACTTGCCGGTGCCGGGGAGATCAGAGCCAGGGTACCGCCGCCCTGTTCTGATCGTTCAATCCGACGGCTTCAACCGAAGCCGAATTCGGACCGTGGTCGCGTTGGCCATCACCTCCAACCTCAGATTGGCCGAGGCACCCGGTAATGTCTCCCTTGCCCGGCGAGGGACAGGTTTGCCGCGGACGTCTGTAATAAATGTGTCGCAGATCATGACCTTGGACAAAGAATACCTCATCGAGCGGGCGGGGCGAGCTTCCGACGCAATCATGGGACAGGTCGAGGAAAGCCTGCGTATGCTCCTTGGCCTTCACCCAATGAGCTGA
- a CDS encoding AAA family ATPase — protein MDLTMNRRRLPIGIQDFRTIRERDGYYYVDKTPLIRELVEGGRYYFLSRPRRFGKSLLMDTLQELFEGNEALFRGLDIHGHWDWSDRHPVVGLSFGGKYNEPDDLERSTLNQLAIIEHGAGLEPVPDTGPERLRNLLYRLHHATGRPAVVLVDEYDKPILDALETPDLAKANRDYLRGFYGIIKDSARHVRFVLVTGVSMFSKVSLFSGLNNLEDISLDPRYATICGYTDGDLDRVFGPELPGLDRDEIRRWYNGYHWLGEERVYNPFDLLLLFRRRRFSPYWFETGSPTFLYRMLVEKKVNPMTLENRVTDAGLVSKFDVDDIGIDALLFQTGYLTIVGETWDGVETLYTLDYPNFEVRRSLNQGLLEYMTRRGREAVDQGKELVGLLSANDFTGFGERLQAYLSGIPHQWYDRSEVERYEAHYASMLYMGFRAIGMDLRVEDASSHGRSDMVVFHRGQVFVLEFKMADGEGEAAAVMDRAMSQLRERGYGEKYRDRGEPIHLVGMVFGRKERNLLGIRHERG, from the coding sequence ATGGACCTCACCATGAACCGCCGCCGGCTCCCCATCGGGATCCAGGACTTTCGGACAATCCGGGAGCGGGACGGCTACTATTACGTGGACAAGACGCCCCTCATCCGGGAATTGGTGGAAGGGGGGCGGTACTACTTCCTGTCCCGCCCGCGCCGGTTCGGCAAGAGCCTCCTGATGGATACCTTGCAGGAACTGTTCGAGGGAAACGAGGCCCTGTTCAGGGGTCTGGACATCCACGGACACTGGGACTGGTCGGACCGTCACCCGGTGGTGGGGCTGAGCTTTGGCGGGAAGTACAACGAGCCGGACGACCTGGAGCGCAGCACGCTCAACCAGTTGGCGATCATCGAACACGGCGCCGGTCTCGAGCCGGTGCCGGACACCGGACCGGAGCGTCTGCGCAATCTCCTGTATCGCCTGCATCACGCCACCGGCCGGCCCGCCGTGGTGCTGGTGGACGAGTACGACAAGCCGATCCTGGACGCACTGGAAACCCCGGACTTGGCGAAGGCGAACCGCGACTATCTGCGGGGTTTCTACGGGATCATCAAGGACAGCGCCCGACACGTGCGGTTTGTCCTGGTCACCGGGGTGAGCATGTTCTCGAAGGTGAGTCTGTTTTCGGGCCTCAACAACCTGGAGGACATCAGCCTGGACCCGCGCTACGCCACGATCTGCGGGTACACGGATGGGGACCTGGACCGGGTGTTCGGCCCGGAGTTGCCGGGTCTGGATCGGGACGAGATCCGGCGCTGGTACAACGGCTATCACTGGCTCGGTGAGGAAAGGGTCTACAACCCCTTCGATCTGCTGCTGCTGTTCCGGCGGCGCCGGTTCAGCCCCTACTGGTTCGAGACCGGCTCGCCCACGTTCCTGTACCGGATGCTGGTGGAAAAGAAAGTCAATCCGATGACCCTGGAGAATCGGGTCACGGATGCAGGGCTTGTGTCAAAGTTCGACGTGGACGACATCGGCATCGATGCGCTGCTGTTCCAGACCGGCTACCTCACCATCGTGGGCGAAACGTGGGACGGCGTGGAGACGCTCTACACGCTGGACTATCCCAACTTCGAGGTGCGCCGCAGCCTGAACCAGGGACTTCTGGAATACATGACCCGGCGGGGACGGGAGGCCGTGGACCAGGGGAAGGAACTGGTTGGCCTTCTCTCGGCGAACGACTTCACGGGTTTCGGGGAGCGGCTGCAGGCGTATCTGTCGGGGATTCCGCATCAATGGTACGACCGCAGCGAGGTCGAACGATACGAGGCGCATTACGCCAGCATGCTGTACATGGGTTTCCGGGCAATCGGAATGGACCTTCGTGTAGAGGACGCATCGAGCCACGGCCGCTCGGACATGGTGGTGTTTCACCGCGGGCAGGTATTCGTGCTGGAGTTCAAGATGGCGGACGGGGAGGGGGAGGCGGCCGCGGTGATGGACCGGGCCATGTCCCAACTGAGGGAGCGCGGCTATGGGGAGAAGTACAGGGACCGGGGGGAGCCGATTCACCTGGTAGGGATGGTCTTCGGCCGGAAGGAGCGGAACCTGCTGGGGATCCGGCACGAGCGCGGCTGA
- a CDS encoding molybdopterin-dependent oxidoreductase: protein MNNANAIIPSTCWECSAHCGSLVTVEDGRVTKVSPYPEHPASLGAFCVKGIRGLPELTYHPDRVLYPMKRTGPRGGGRWQRVSWDEALDEMAESMLAVRERYGPAALCGAVSNAHFSRGVMLALLLRAFGSPNWMMNQDLCGGCRALSDRITGLAISKGEDIDNTRCALIVGRNPYAADPPQWQALKRAKAKGARVVVIDPGETPAATMADLWLRPRPGTDAAIGLAMIHWLVEHGRYDRDFVERWCHGFDALAERAARYPAERAAELTGVPRAEIERAAELYADGPSCFVSGHGIDAFSAGVQTFRAFHCLVAISGNLDRKGGNRRVKKPAGFTNYIEVLHKPEFRLPLEMENRTIGADRFPLWAGPEGWQTACHNPSVIEAVLSGKPYPVRAMYVSGVNIVVTYPDTPKTLAALKSLDFLAVATHMMNPTAEYADIVLPKTTGLEDEEVSLEGSGPCLSLIQPAVEPLGEARGDFRIAHDLARRIEARGVTEARRFIPWETKREFNEFLLGDCGVTVEQMREKGYANFPFTYGDFEKAGFKTKTGKVELYSERLAELGLDPLPDYTPTRSERETPAVRDAYPLTLLTGVRERTYHHSRFRDQGWARKVSPDPWLQLHPETATRYRLAEDDWVWVETAGGPGRCRLKVRVTEATLPGVARTGMGWWYPEAEAPHRGALEVNINAAMRYDGPWDPVTGSADTRGLPCRIAKVESL from the coding sequence ATGAACAACGCCAACGCCATCATCCCCAGCACCTGCTGGGAATGCAGCGCCCATTGCGGCTCACTTGTGACCGTCGAGGACGGGCGGGTCACCAAGGTGTCGCCTTACCCGGAACACCCGGCGTCCCTGGGGGCCTTCTGCGTGAAGGGAATCCGGGGTCTGCCGGAGCTGACCTACCATCCGGACCGGGTGCTCTACCCCATGAAGCGCACCGGTCCGCGGGGCGGGGGGCGGTGGCAGCGGGTGTCGTGGGACGAGGCGCTGGACGAGATGGCGGAGTCGATGCTGGCGGTGCGGGAGCGGTACGGTCCGGCGGCGCTGTGCGGCGCGGTGAGCAACGCGCACTTCAGCCGCGGGGTGATGCTGGCGCTGCTGTTGCGGGCGTTCGGGTCGCCCAACTGGATGATGAACCAGGACCTGTGCGGCGGGTGCCGGGCGCTGAGCGACCGCATCACGGGGCTGGCCATCAGCAAGGGCGAGGACATCGACAACACGCGCTGCGCGCTGATTGTGGGGCGCAATCCGTACGCGGCGGACCCGCCGCAGTGGCAGGCGCTCAAGCGCGCCAAGGCGAAGGGCGCACGCGTCGTGGTCATCGATCCCGGCGAGACGCCGGCGGCCACCATGGCGGACCTGTGGCTGCGGCCCCGGCCAGGCACGGACGCCGCCATCGGGCTGGCGATGATCCACTGGCTGGTGGAGCACGGGCGCTACGACCGCGACTTCGTGGAGCGCTGGTGCCACGGGTTCGACGCTCTGGCGGAGCGGGCGGCCCGGTACCCCGCCGAGCGCGCGGCCGAGTTGACCGGAGTGCCGCGGGCGGAAATCGAACGCGCCGCGGAGCTCTACGCCGACGGGCCGTCCTGCTTCGTGAGCGGCCACGGTATCGATGCCTTCAGTGCCGGCGTCCAGACCTTCCGCGCTTTCCATTGCCTGGTGGCCATCAGCGGCAACCTGGACCGCAAGGGCGGCAACCGCCGCGTGAAGAAACCGGCCGGGTTCACCAACTACATCGAGGTGTTGCACAAGCCCGAGTTCCGGCTGCCCCTGGAAATGGAGAACCGGACCATCGGTGCGGACCGGTTTCCGCTATGGGCCGGCCCCGAGGGCTGGCAGACGGCCTGCCACAACCCGTCGGTGATCGAAGCGGTGCTGAGCGGCAAGCCGTACCCGGTGCGCGCCATGTATGTCAGCGGCGTCAACATCGTGGTCACCTATCCCGACACCCCGAAGACCCTGGCGGCGCTCAAGTCCCTGGACTTCCTCGCGGTGGCCACCCACATGATGAACCCCACGGCCGAGTACGCGGACATCGTGCTGCCCAAGACCACGGGGCTCGAGGACGAGGAGGTGTCGCTGGAAGGGTCCGGTCCGTGCCTGAGCCTCATCCAGCCCGCGGTGGAGCCGCTGGGGGAGGCGCGTGGCGACTTCCGCATCGCCCATGACCTGGCCCGGCGCATCGAAGCCCGAGGTGTCACCGAAGCGCGGCGTTTCATTCCCTGGGAGACCAAGCGCGAGTTCAACGAGTTCCTGCTGGGGGACTGCGGCGTCACCGTGGAGCAGATGCGCGAGAAGGGGTACGCCAATTTTCCGTTCACCTACGGTGACTTCGAGAAGGCCGGGTTCAAGACCAAGACCGGCAAGGTGGAGCTCTACTCCGAACGCCTTGCGGAGCTGGGTCTCGACCCGCTGCCCGACTACACGCCCACGCGGTCGGAGCGTGAAACCCCCGCGGTGCGCGACGCATACCCGTTGACTCTGTTGACCGGAGTGCGCGAGCGCACCTACCACCACTCGCGCTTCCGCGACCAGGGCTGGGCGCGCAAGGTGTCGCCGGACCCGTGGCTCCAACTGCATCCCGAGACGGCTACGCGGTACCGGCTGGCCGAGGACGACTGGGTCTGGGTGGAGACCGCCGGCGGTCCGGGCCGCTGCCGCCTGAAGGTCCGTGTCACCGAGGCCACCCTGCCCGGGGTGGCGCGCACCGGCATGGGCTGGTGGTACCCGGAGGCGGAGGCCCCGCACCGGGGCGCGCTGGAAGTGAACATCAACGCCGCCATGCGCTATGATGGGCCGTGGGATCCGGTGACTGGGTCCGCGGACACGCGCGGGCTGCCGTGCCGTATTGCCAAGGTCGAGAGTTTGTGA